One Kiritimatiellia bacterium DNA window includes the following coding sequences:
- the uvsE gene encoding UV DNA damage repair endonuclease UvsE, translating into MRLGYCCINMTLRAQKPPVYTGRTLIKRLFSMEKASALAARNTADLLAILRWNQEHDIHVFRVTSGLFPRLTDPENGYRIAELENARVIIKNLRAAGRFAARHNMRLSFHPGPFALFGSPDKKVNASGLREVGAHAEIAAYICADAELDIPINIHIGGSYHGDFKGTARRWLDNFAKLSDRTRARLVLENDDRAGGWSIRKLHGYIHRASGIPLTIDLHHFLFCHDGFSMEQDYFLAKSTWGGRSNQAHYSESAGRKLKPAHSDFLKKPLPDFVLKDRGAHVLLETKAKELALLKYRRQFKIRETGW; encoded by the coding sequence ATGCGCCTTGGATACTGCTGCATTAACATGACGCTGCGCGCGCAAAAACCGCCGGTTTATACCGGAAGGACGCTGATCAAACGCCTCTTTTCCATGGAAAAAGCCTCCGCGCTGGCCGCGCGCAACACGGCGGATCTGCTGGCTATCCTGCGATGGAATCAGGAACATGACATCCACGTTTTCCGGGTAACGAGCGGCTTATTCCCGCGCCTGACCGATCCCGAAAACGGCTATCGCATCGCGGAGCTTGAAAACGCCCGCGTGATTATAAAAAATCTGCGCGCCGCCGGCCGGTTCGCGGCCCGGCACAATATGCGGCTTTCTTTTCACCCGGGCCCCTTCGCCCTGTTCGGCTCGCCGGACAAAAAAGTCAACGCCTCCGGATTGCGGGAAGTGGGAGCTCACGCCGAAATCGCCGCGTATATCTGCGCGGACGCCGAATTGGATATTCCCATCAACATCCATATCGGCGGTTCCTATCATGGCGATTTCAAGGGGACCGCCCGGCGCTGGCTGGACAATTTCGCAAAACTTTCCGACCGTACCCGCGCCCGGCTGGTCCTGGAAAACGACGACCGGGCCGGCGGGTGGTCAATCAGGAAACTGCACGGTTACATTCACCGGGCAAGCGGGATTCCCCTGACAATTGACCTGCACCACTTTCTTTTCTGCCACGACGGTTTTTCCATGGAACAGGATTATTTCCTGGCAAAATCCACCTGGGGCGGAAGATCAAACCAGGCCCATTACTCCGAATCGGCCGGCCGGAAATTAAAACCGGCCCATTCCGATTTCCTGAAAAAACCGCTCCCGGATTTTGTGCTGAAAGACAGGGGAGCGCACGTGCTTCTTGAAACCAAGGCCAAGGAACTGGCCCTGCTGAAATACCGCCGGCAGTTCAAAATCCGGGAAACAGGCTGGTGA
- the holA gene encoding DNA polymerase III subunit delta, with the protein MNASAHTGSAGVYLFSGEDDYLLVQDARVLANKLIPPAEQTLGLEIIEARARNASEAGASIARCLEALRTPGFTGARKAVWLKQANFLDRSLLARSREVTETLASLTGLIKSGLPPGNMLIVTSNAVDKAAAFFKACQAKGEIHLQAALKPWEKEKAAIAFVRSALRNNKLQFSGRITEAIVALAGTETRQLIQEVNKLALFVHPRREVREEDIRGVVASARESSALNLADAVGRRDLPKAIALMRQLLFQKENEIGLVMGLESRFRYLLIMKEMASGKTTGREKGVLEALLAGDKGRPPHEYFLKKLDEQARLFSRQELDAARSAILATRLKLVSSSGLEELLLEKLIIQLCRRRVAARGTSPAKSDA; encoded by the coding sequence ATGAATGCATCTGCGCATACCGGCTCGGCCGGGGTTTATCTTTTCAGCGGCGAGGACGATTATCTTCTTGTCCAGGACGCCAGAGTTCTGGCGAATAAATTGATCCCGCCGGCGGAGCAGACGCTCGGCCTTGAAATTATTGAGGCCCGCGCCCGCAACGCGTCCGAGGCCGGCGCAAGCATCGCCAGATGCCTGGAAGCCCTCCGCACCCCCGGCTTCACGGGCGCGCGCAAGGCGGTGTGGCTCAAACAGGCCAATTTTCTTGACCGCAGCCTCCTCGCCCGTTCCAGAGAAGTAACCGAGACGCTTGCTTCTCTGACCGGACTGATCAAATCCGGGTTGCCGCCGGGAAATATGCTGATTGTAACATCCAATGCCGTTGACAAGGCCGCCGCTTTTTTCAAGGCGTGTCAGGCAAAAGGCGAAATACATCTGCAAGCCGCATTGAAGCCATGGGAAAAGGAAAAGGCGGCGATTGCCTTTGTGCGGTCTGCTTTGCGGAACAATAAATTACAGTTTTCCGGAAGAATAACCGAGGCAATCGTCGCGCTGGCCGGCACGGAAACCCGCCAGTTGATCCAGGAAGTCAACAAGCTGGCGCTCTTTGTGCATCCCCGGCGGGAAGTCCGCGAGGAAGATATCCGCGGCGTTGTGGCGTCGGCGCGCGAAAGCAGCGCCTTGAACCTGGCCGACGCCGTCGGCCGCCGCGACTTGCCGAAGGCCATTGCGCTGATGCGCCAGCTCCTTTTTCAAAAGGAGAACGAAATCGGGTTGGTAATGGGACTGGAATCGCGCTTTCGTTATCTGCTGATCATGAAGGAAATGGCCTCCGGGAAAACAACGGGCCGGGAAAAGGGCGTTTTGGAAGCGCTGCTGGCCGGCGACAAGGGCCGGCCGCCGCATGAATATTTCCTGAAAAAACTGGATGAGCAGGCCAGATTGTTTTCGCGGCAGGAACTGGATGCGGCCCGCTCGGCCATCCTGGCAACGCGCCTTAAGCTTGTTTCGTCATCGGGACTTGAGGAGTTGCTGCTGGAGAAACTGATCATACAATTGTGCCGGCGGCGCGTTGCCGCCCGCGGCACGTCTCCGGCGAAATCCGACGCCTGA
- a CDS encoding ATP-binding protein, producing MFLAGQNAVDNHIAMQHNAHLQVVLRNKKGKNRPMNTKAAESPSETNGWRSVVNVANFSAKPSYVLSERTQCASWAGRACLLIVFFALSPAWAGQKVRVGIYQSKRQLVDTTIIFNPTQLYFAAPRSGNPALLNAIDKRLLRFKENPASVYYRSLRRWTSENERSGFPAWLKGAGTGAAGLLLFCVFWSIVLKRQVAGRTRELALRNKQLEALHAQMEQAEQSLRESELKYHTLFENAPDAIMLMRANQFVDCNARALVIFGCRREEIIGAPPYKFSPAVQPDGRGSRGKALEKTNMAARDGPQLFQWEHCRRDGTPFPAEVSLTPLELGGEILLQAIVRDVTERRRADEQIRRLNEDLKRHAAELEQRVAKRTAELAIARDHAEESDRLKSFFLATMSHELRTPLNSIIGFTGILLMGLVGPLTREQEKQLVMVQDSARHLLELINDVLDISKVEAGQIELAREQFDIRTVIQQSLDKISPLALKKGLKVTAVIAPQVGRAVGDRRRTEQILINLLSNAVKFTERGEVNIECRLENNRAVTQVSDTGIGIRPENMDKLFKPFRQLDSGLTRQYEGTGLGLAICKRLAESMGGGIDVASEWGKGSRFTFTLPLEGTPA from the coding sequence GTGTTTCTCGCCGGTCAAAATGCCGTTGACAATCACATTGCCATGCAGCACAACGCCCACCTGCAGGTCGTGTTACGCAATAAAAAAGGGAAAAACCGTCCCATGAACACCAAGGCGGCAGAGTCGCCATCCGAAACAAACGGCTGGCGGTCCGTTGTCAATGTTGCAAACTTCTCCGCAAAACCGTCATATGTCTTATCGGAACGGACTCAATGCGCATCATGGGCGGGGCGGGCTTGCCTGCTGATTGTGTTCTTTGCGCTGTCCCCCGCCTGGGCCGGTCAGAAGGTGCGCGTGGGCATTTACCAGAGCAAGCGCCAGCTTGTGGATACGACGATCATTTTCAACCCGACGCAGCTTTACTTTGCGGCGCCCAGATCGGGCAACCCGGCCCTGCTAAACGCCATTGACAAGCGCCTGCTGCGTTTCAAGGAGAATCCGGCGTCCGTTTACTACCGCTCCCTGCGGCGATGGACATCGGAAAACGAGAGATCCGGCTTCCCGGCCTGGCTCAAGGGCGCGGGAACAGGCGCGGCCGGGCTGCTTTTGTTCTGCGTTTTCTGGAGCATTGTTCTCAAACGCCAGGTCGCGGGCCGGACACGGGAATTGGCGCTGCGCAACAAACAGCTTGAGGCCTTGCACGCGCAAATGGAACAGGCCGAGCAATCCCTGCGCGAAAGCGAATTGAAATATCACACCCTCTTTGAAAACGCCCCCGACGCCATTATGCTCATGCGCGCCAACCAGTTTGTTGACTGCAATGCCCGGGCCCTGGTCATCTTCGGATGCCGCCGCGAAGAGATTATCGGCGCGCCGCCCTACAAATTTTCGCCGGCCGTCCAGCCGGACGGCCGCGGTTCCCGGGGAAAGGCCCTGGAAAAAACTAACATGGCCGCCAGGGATGGTCCGCAGTTATTTCAATGGGAACACTGCCGGCGGGATGGAACGCCGTTCCCGGCCGAAGTGAGCCTGACCCCCCTTGAACTGGGCGGGGAAATTTTGCTGCAAGCCATCGTGCGCGACGTTACCGAGCGCCGGCGGGCGGATGAGCAAATCCGCCGGCTCAATGAAGACCTGAAACGCCATGCGGCGGAACTGGAACAGCGCGTGGCGAAGCGAACCGCCGAGCTGGCAATAGCGCGGGACCATGCCGAGGAATCCGACCGGCTCAAATCGTTTTTCCTCGCAACCATGTCGCACGAATTGCGCACCCCCCTCAATTCCATCATCGGCTTCACCGGCATCCTGCTTATGGGGCTGGTGGGCCCTCTGACCCGCGAGCAGGAAAAACAGCTTGTCATGGTGCAGGACAGCGCCCGCCACCTGCTGGAACTGATCAACGACGTGCTGGATATTTCAAAGGTTGAAGCGGGCCAGATTGAACTTGCCCGCGAGCAGTTTGACATACGAACGGTGATTCAGCAAAGCCTGGATAAGATCTCGCCCCTGGCCCTGAAAAAGGGACTGAAGGTAACCGCCGTCATTGCCCCGCAGGTCGGACGGGCGGTCGGCGACCGGCGCCGGACCGAGCAGATTCTCATCAACCTGCTCAGCAACGCTGTCAAGTTCACCGAGCGGGGCGAGGTGAACATTGAATGCCGGCTGGAAAACAACCGGGCGGTTACGCAGGTCAGCGATACCGGCATCGGCATCCGGCCGGAAAACATGGATAAGCTCTTTAAGCCGTTCCGGCAGTTGGATAGCGGCCTCACCCGCCAATACGAGGGCACCGGCCTGGGGCTGGCCATCTGCAAGCGGCTGGCGGAGTCCATGGGCGGCGGAATTGATGTTGCAAGCGAATGGGGAAAGGGAAGCCGCTTTACCTTCACCCTGCCGTTGGAAGGAACGCCGGCATGA
- a CDS encoding response regulator, translating into MKTKILIIEDSERNAYLLRFILEKSGYEVARAQDGRQGIALARQIKPDLILLDIQLPVMDGYAVARELAGNGDLCHIPIVAVTSYAMPGDRERVLAAGCSGYIEKPINPQTFAAEIEQYLPAGGRDITPEKNI; encoded by the coding sequence ATGAAAACAAAAATATTGATTATTGAAGACAGTGAAAGAAACGCTTATCTGCTGAGGTTCATCCTTGAAAAAAGCGGCTACGAGGTTGCCCGGGCGCAGGATGGCAGACAAGGGATCGCGCTGGCCCGGCAAATCAAGCCCGACCTGATCCTGCTGGATATCCAGTTGCCGGTGATGGATGGCTATGCCGTTGCCCGCGAACTGGCCGGGAACGGCGACCTCTGCCATATTCCGATCGTGGCCGTAACTTCCTATGCCATGCCCGGCGACCGCGAGCGCGTCCTGGCGGCGGGTTGTTCAGGTTATATTGAAAAACCCATCAACCCGCAGACGTTTGCCGCTGAAATAGAACAATATCTGCCGGCAGGCGGACGAGACATCACACCGGAAAAAAACATATGA